gaaacCAATAAGAGGTGGGTAAGTGCCAGTCTCCGTCTCGAACCCTATGTGCTCTGATCACTGCCTCGGGTTTCGGCCATGTTTGTTATGGAGTTTCAAAACTCCTAAAcatggttttcaataaattttctctatttatctttctccactcattactctaaaaaatctttatcaaaattcaaaccggacAGGGCCTCGAGGCCCAGAAATACACAATGCATAGACATGGAGGCCCAGAAATAAAGAGAGACCATCAGGCGAAAAGCCCAAATTGGGGATATCTTAGTAAAGCCCAATTCGCTTTTGCCATTTTCTTCGAAACCCCAATCCCTGAGACGACGACGAAGACCATCGATCAACCAAGAAGAAGGCGATCGGGCGCTGCTGAAAGtgcttcagagagagagagagagagagagagggaggagtaGTAATCATGGGGAAGACTCCGGTGAAGATGAAGGCGGTGGTGTACGCGCTGTCGCCGTTCCAGCAGAAGGTGATGCCAGGTCTGTGGAAGGATATACCTGGTAAGATCCACCACAAAGTCTCCGAGAACTGGATCTCCGCCACCCTCCTCGTCACCCCCCTCGTCGGCGTCTAtacgtactctctctctctccctctctctctctctctctctctctctctcagggtTTTCTGTTTTACATTGAATTGTCATGTACTTATGAGCGTGTATGATGagtgcttggattttttttttctcgccaTCGGAACGTTAGCCTCTATTTGATACTATCGTTTAGAACTTTCTTGCTGTGTTTTCCTGTTTAATTTTtacttgatttgattttggttaGTGACAAAAATTGAGTTGTCAGATCTAAGGTAGCCcgtgaaatgattttgaaagggaTGGAATGGTCGTTCCTTGGCCGTGGAATGATCGTTCACCAGGAACGATGGATCCGGGGGAAGACAAATTAGGGCGCTGGTGAACGATGATTGCTTTTGTAGTGTAAATTCTGTTTCTTTTACGGAACCAAACAGTGCCCTAGAGTTTTGATTGGATGCTTATGGGTAAAAAAAAGTGCCGAATTTTGTGTGCAGTTCAAGGGGAGCTTGAATTTTACATGAGCATCAGCTTTTGTTCTTGGAACATTTGTGATTATTGTGGCTTTTCGCCTTTACAAGCTACTGCTGACGTAGTTGATTTTCCCCAGCTCTATCAACTGTTCTCTAGGCTGTGTATTTTACGACCCCTGACTTCCTGAGCTGATAGGAGAGTGAGAAATGCAGTGAACAATGATTTTATAGCATATAGAGGAAAAAAATAGTGTCCATACCACCAAACTAAATATTTATGCTTGTGTTATTAAAAATTTATCTGAGGCATCTCAAGATCCTCAACTTGAGTGCAGTCTGGAGCCGCCCTACAAGTGTTGGGTTGCTTGAATCCAATTTCCATAGATATCTACAACTCATTTGCAGCCAAAGGTATACGTATTAGTTCAAACTTTTGGGACTTGCATTTGTTGGACTTTTGGATAACGAGTAAGCAAGTCCATACTTGTCCGTTTGTGTGTACATATCCCTTGGAATGTATTCTTTTTGACAAAGCGCCTCTGGAAATTGCCGAGTCTTTTGCATTTTCCATGCTGTTGGGAATTTGGAAAGGATACCCCTGTTAGTTGTTGGACCAGTTTAACCTATCCGTAACAATAGAAGTTATTTATTTGCTTAGATTAGCTGAAGAAAGCTTACACTTCAAACAAGTAAAGAGCATGGCGTCGCTTTCTCACACTTGGAAACATAAACTTGTAACAGTGTGTAGACAC
The sequence above is a segment of the Rhododendron vialii isolate Sample 1 chromosome 13a, ASM3025357v1 genome. Coding sequences within it:
- the LOC131314413 gene encoding cytochrome b-c1 complex subunit 8, encoding MGKTPVKMKAVVYALSPFQQKVMPGLWKDIPGKIHHKVSENWISATLLVTPLVGVYTYVQNFQEKEKMEHRY